In Ictalurus furcatus strain D&B chromosome 20, Billie_1.0, whole genome shotgun sequence, the DNA window AGCTCAGGGAGTTCGTAATTCCTGCTCTGGCTGGAAGGCTGCAGTTATTATTGCAGGAGAAGTTCGATTTTGTGTCTCCCTGGTGTTGCACCATGGGTCGGACCGTGGCCGTGTTGACCGGCCTCCTCTCGTCCTCTTCAGCCTCTTTGAAGAACTTGTCGTAGCGGTCTAGGTACGTGGGCCTCTCGGGCAGCAGGTAGTAGTGCGTGTTGCTCACTTTCTTGCCGTCTCGGACGATGGGCAGTATGCAGGGTCCTTTGGTTGCTTCCTTGTCTTTGCCTTGGGCCTGAATGACTTTGGGCGCGGCGTATTTGGGGTCAGAGGCAAAGCTCTGCGTGGTGGGCATCAGTTTGCCTGGCGAGGTGGAGAGGTAGTGTGTGGTACGGTTCAAGGGGCTAGGCGTGCGAGAGCCCGGCTGAGACAGCGGATCCCTCGGGGGGATCTGGGGCGGACGCTCTTTCTCGTCCTCCCCGCACGAGGCTGGAGACAGGTCACGTGACCAGCGGGCACAGTCGCTTCCTGTGCTTTTTGGAGGTCGAGGTGGGATCGGGACTCGAGGTGGGACCTGGGGCTTGTCTTCGCAGGTCGACAGGAAGATCTGGCGGTAGGGATCAGGACTCACGGAGCCTACGGGGACGTTCAGACGCCTCATGCACTCCTGCTGGAGCTCCTGGAAGATCTCGGCCGATTGTGAGAAGGTGTGAGATCGGCTCTGCTTGCAGGGGAGGAAGAGATCATTGTCTACTCGGAGTTTGTCTTCGTACGCAGGAGTACAGGGAGCATACGGAGAGCCTGGTTCGTCGGGAACTCTCATCTCTGTGCTGTTGATCGAGCTCACCTCGATGTCGTCTTCGTCCTGTGCTACGTCATCGTAcgctggaggaggaggaagaggtctCGAGTCCCAGTCTACCACCGGTGTGGGGTGGAGCGGCCGAGGCAGAGACCGGGACGGACTCTGGGGTGGGGTACAATCCAAGATGTTCTCAGCCTCCAGGGCCAACCGAGCGAGACTAGGGACCTGGGACTCGACAACAGGAGAGGGGGTAGAGGAGAACATTTCCTCTCCAAAGTCTATAAGAGAGACCTCCGTGGGAGTACCACTTCCTGGAGTTCGGAGGCCATAAATGGAGCGATCGCTCAGCCTGGTGGCTGAAACCCAAGCTGACGGTTTCAGTTTCAGGCCTTTTGTGCTGGGCTTTTTTAACGAGAGGCGCCTCAGACCGGAGGACGTCAGGTCCTCTGTAACTGGGTCGTAGTTTGGCTCTAAagtcacacaaacatacagacaCTTATAGGTGGTACGGAAGAAGCTTAATGGCAAAGACAACATTCACTGTTTTTGAATTCTTTTGCATCAAACTATTAATAGCTATAAAAAGAGTACTACAAGACTTACACAAGAATCTCTAGACCACGAATCTATCCAATATCAAACCGTTTCCTATCATTTTTTATGTctcagcaaaagaaaaaaaaaaaaaaagtaaaacagtaCAGGTAAACGAGCATCCGCTGCCTACACCGTCATAAATGTCGAATACCTAAAATgtctttctgcaaaaaaaaaaaaaacaaaaaacaactactTGCTATAATCTTGCAGCAGATTCTTGGTTTATGCTGCAAAAAATTctgttaaataaagaaataaacaatttcTGTCTATTTATTATTCATGTCAGCTCTCGGAGGAGCTTAAGTGGAGACAGAGAGCAGAAGTTTGGAAAGGAAAACAAAGGAAGCGAGGCTGAAAAGGCCAAAGCGTACAAAGCTAGGCGGGAAGGAGCGAGGGACTGGACTTACTGTTCGTGAGCGCAGAAGGCTGAGGGGGCCGAGGGGGAGGATCCTCTGCGTAAGAGAGCGCAGACGGAGAGCATGCATGTGCAACCGAAGAAGAAAAGGGAAAGGCAAAAGGCGAAAACATTAAGGACTGTGAAAAAGCAGCATCGGCCAACGCTAGGCAGAGGACGAAAACATACTTTTGGCTCGCCCGGGAAGCTGCGTGGGCCTGGGAGCGTTCAGATCCAGCCCGAGGACATCCGGAGGGTCCATGGGGTTCCCCAGATACAGACTGTGGAGAGAAGGAAGCAACCGACGTGATGAGAGTTTGGGACAAGTCTCTGGGTGGGAAGCAATGTAGAGTGTAGGAAGAAACATCTGTAGCAGTgtgctgccctctagtggagcGCGTGAAGTGTAATCTGTATTTTCCACTAAATCTGGTGCTATATCTGTCATGCACGATTAGCCGGAGGATCTGTTCCTGATACTACGGGGGTTCTGTGTCAGTATAACAAGATTTGTTTGGAGTTATCAGATGAAAACATAGCAACatggtgaaaataaaaaatgtacgcTGAAGCTAGCCGTCAAACTCTGACCTAAATTATCCTTGCTGCGCTaacatttatcacatttatcAGCTATTTCCATCTAATttggttacttttttttttttttttttgaaacacaCAAAGTTACactaacatgctttaatgttttcATTCGTACATCTTGAGTcggcgctttatcctggtcagggtcacggtaggtccagagcctatcccaggaagcttTCGAAAACAGCAGCCTGAATGTCATACTTTGATTTGGACCTTCGGATATGAATGTTGAGTAACTTTACTgagggaagaaaaaacaaaaaaaaaaaaacaaacgatcTCTTTAACCCCTTACGTTCTTTTTCAGTGGGAAAACCTGGTCTAAATCTAGACGGATTCAATTCTGTGGATTTAAGAATGTCAAATCGCAGATCGGCGCGTGCGTCGGGTGGATTAAACGCGAGCGCGGTCTTACTCGTCTATCCGATCCGGGAAGCCCCAGCAGCGCTGAGGGTTGGTGTCTCCGTGGCCCGTGTGGATGAAGCTGTTCTTCAGAGGCCGGCTGATGTCGTGAGCAGACAGTCCGGCTACCGAAGTGACCGCGTTCCTGGGGAACTGACCCACCTTCATTGTGCTCTTGTTCTGCCCTCGCCACCAATAATTCTCTGCCCTAAATTAGGCAGTAGAACAGCATACACACCTTCTTATAGCAAAATTATATCGATACCGCCCCCCGCAGAGTATCGGAGGTATCGTCAGGAGTCGGTCTATATAATAACGCAGTATAATAACCAGCCATTATATCTCGTTACTACCACACCTGCCCtcgatgatggtgatgacgtCGTTGATCTGGATGTGCAGCTTGTCAGGCTCGTCGAAGTCCTGCAGCGCCCTCATGTCGGTCGGCATGGTCTCCATCAGGAACTCTCGGAGAGCCACGAACGTAGGCCTGTCGTCGGGTTTCTGCGCCCAGCACTGCAGCATGACGTTATAGATGTCCTGGGGACAGTCCTCGGGCTTCGGCAGCCTCTCGCCCTCCTTGTCGATCTTATGGAGGATCTATGCAAAACACATGACACGGATGCTGGTTAGAGTTGCTCTGAATGCGGATGGGGAAAGGTGTGGAGCGGGAACGGCGTGAGGTACCTGACTGCCGTTGAGGCCGAGCCACGGCTCCTGACCGTAGGTGCACATCTCCCACAGGGTCACCCCGAACATCCACGTGTCCGTAGCGTGGGAAAACGTGCGTGTCTTCAGGCTCTCCGGGGCACACCTGACGCACGGATTAACACTCGTTAACACGCACGGAGAAAGCACTGAGGCGGCCATTTTCCCAGCGTTTCCCCCTCACTCACCAGGCGAAAGGGACCTTGCGGTGCTCCTGCATGACGTAATGATCGTCGTTGTTGGGCAGCGCCCTCATCAGGCCGAAGTCGCCGATCTTGACGAGCTCGTTGGAGGCCAGCAGGATGTTGCGGGCAGCTAGGTCGCGGTGGATGAAGCGCCTGGTCTCCAGGTAGGCCATACCGTTAGCGATCTGGATGGCGTACTGGCACAGCGTGGAGATGAGGAAGTGGCCCTGGGTCTTCCGCAAGCGGTCCAGCAAAGAGCCGAGAGGAGCCAGCTCCGTCACCTGGAAGGGGGAGAAGTAgcgaggaagaaaaaaaaaaaaaaaagagatagagagattgtAAGAGTTAACAACTTCCTTTTGTAGTCAAAGCTTCAAACCTTTAcaactgagtgcaaaagtttacacccccaccTGGTCAAACGTACCTCTATTGTATAATTTCTTCACAAAATAAAAGGATTCTAATAAGCGATGGTTTACCATCTTCATGGGGTGCGTGAGGACGACTCCGTAGAGACGGATGAGGTTCTGGTGGTCGAGCGAGTGCATGGCGTTGACCTCGCGGATGAAGTCGTCCAGAGCGTCCGGCTGGTTCAGGACGTCCGTCTTCAGACACTTCACCGCCACGTTCAACTGTAGagataatagagagagaaaatacagagtgagaaaaagtctaactacttttttttttatactgataATTCCTCCTCTTGATAGTAGACACCCCTGCTACATATACTTTCGCCCTCCTCTCACCACTTTTCCCCCGGGGGTGACCCACTCTCCACGCTTCACCACGCCAAACGAACCGTCTCCGAGCTTCTCGCACAGCACCAGCTCCTTCTCGCTGATCAGGCAGGTGAGGGCCTGCTGCTGGCCGTCTGTAGGCGGAGGAGTGCTCGAAAGCTTCCGGAAAGTGCTGGTCGCCTGCGGCTGAAAATCTCCGTCTGGCCTCTTCCCGCTGAACACCTGAGAGACAGGGTGGAGACGGAAACACGACTTTAAGATAAAACGCAATCGTTTCAACGTCTCATTTGGCGTCGGTGGATAGAGACTCGCGACTTTCTGGGTTTGGaaacgtaatttttttttttttaatgattgattCAATTCACAAACAAGAGGATTTAACAACTCAAACGCCATCCAGATCATCAAATgtcagcatttctttttttttttaacataaaacagTGCTCATGACTCCATCTACGCGCTGTAAACGATATCAGGTAGCGAGCAGTACAGCTACTCTGGGATTGCTAGGAAAGTCGGAAGCATTTCTAAAGTGTGCCCTTATTCATTATTAGACAGCAGGAGATACACTGTTGGCAGATTTTGACAGCCTTTGTGCATTAAACATGTCCATTTCCTAGTGTACGTTGCCTTCGTGAGCAGAGCGGGCGCCACTGAACCACACGAGCAGTAGTAATCGTGGAATGATTACCAATGAGGCCAGATAGCAGCGCTCTCCTTTCAACTCGCTATCAGCTCTTCAGGCACTTTGTACGAGGAGCCTGTGGGTCGGATCAGGAGAGGAAGGCTATCAGAGCCGTGGTGTGGGTAGAGGAAACGCAGACGGCGGGTGGGCGGGTGGGTGGGGTCAACAAGAGCGGATAGCGACAGATAGAGAACAAACAGAGGAGAATTATAGAAAAGACCAAGGCTACACCATGGCCAGAGGGTACCAGGCTCTCAGGCTTTACGGAAAACTTGGCTGTGACCATTCTTGTGAGCTGGAAAACTCGTGGTAAGAGCTGTTATGGTGGCCATCTTGTGGCAAACTGATACTACTCCCTGCTGACACTTCTGCTCCAAAGCAAAACATCTATCTGCAGACCTGTGTTAGCAACTAGCGTCACCCAAAGTGTAGCAAGCTAGTTTGAGTTTCATTCTCCTGGTGGACTCACCACCAAGAGCTCTTCTCTAACCCCAGCCACAAATTCCAGCTCCTCCAGGGGCATTCCTACACGTCTCCAAGCCCATCGTTAGACATAACCTCAGCAGCAGGTTCTGGATCTACCCTGGGTTCTCCATCCAGGTTTTGACGTGCTTCATACAGCTCTAGTGTGAGGTGAACAGGAGTCACCATGCCATA includes these proteins:
- the tnk2b gene encoding tyrosine kinase, non-receptor, 2b isoform X4 gives rise to the protein MQCEEGTEWLLELLMEVQLQQYFLLIRDDLNVTRLSHFDYVKNEDLEKIGMGRPGQRRLWEAVKRRKAMCKRKSWMSKVFSGKRPDGDFQPQATSTFRKLSSTPPPTDGQQQALTCLISEKELVLCEKLGDGSFGVVKRGEWVTPGGKVLNVAVKCLKTDVLNQPDALDDFIREVNAMHSLDHQNLIRLYGVVLTHPMKMVTELAPLGSLLDRLRKTQGHFLISTLCQYAIQIANGMAYLETRRFIHRDLAARNILLASNELVKIGDFGLMRALPNNDDHYVMQEHRKVPFAWCAPESLKTRTFSHATDTWMFGVTLWEMCTYGQEPWLGLNGSQILHKIDKEGERLPKPEDCPQDIYNVMLQCWAQKPDDRPTFVALREFLMETMPTDMRALQDFDEPDKLHIQINDVITIIEGRAENYWWRGQNKSTMKVGQFPRNAVTSVAGLSAHDISRPLKNSFIHTGHGDTNPQRCWGFPDRIDDLYLGNPMDPPDVLGLDLNAPRPTQLPGRAKKPNYDPVTEDLTSSGLRRLSLKKPSTKGLKLKPSAWVSATRLSDRSIYGLRTPGSGTPTEVSLIDFGEEMFSSTPSPVVESQVPSLARLALEAENILDCTPPQSPSRSLPRPLHPTPVVDWDSRPLPPPPAYDDVAQDEDDIEVSSINSTEMRVPDEPGSPYAPCTPAYEDKLRVDNDLFLPCKQSRSHTFSQSAEIFQELQQECMRRLNVPVGSVSPDPYRQIFLSTCEDKPQVPPRVPIPPRPPKSTGSDCARWSRDLSPASCGEDEKERPPQIPPRDPLSQPGSRTPSPLNRTTHYLSTSPGKLMPTTQSFASDPKYAAPKVIQAQGKDKEATKGPCILPIVRDGKKVSNTHYYLLPERPTYLDRYDKFFKEAEEDERRPVNTATVRPMVQHQGDTKSNFSCNNNCSLPARAGITNSLSLNKVITEGLGSRAEGAAHPERVKLVQEAVHGVTIEECQTALQNHSWNMQKAVHYLKVEQLFCLGLKSRVECHKILEMCDWNLELASTQLLDSYGSVKQTR
- the tnk2b gene encoding tyrosine kinase, non-receptor, 2b isoform X5, yielding MFTEHFECKHSSVCGTTGQFDPSRKKPHIHVNRNTRTHETAYTAVNIPVFSGKRPDGDFQPQATSTFRKLSSTPPPTDGQQQALTCLISEKELVLCEKLGDGSFGVVKRGEWVTPGGKVLNVAVKCLKTDVLNQPDALDDFIREVNAMHSLDHQNLIRLYGVVLTHPMKMVTELAPLGSLLDRLRKTQGHFLISTLCQYAIQIANGMAYLETRRFIHRDLAARNILLASNELVKIGDFGLMRALPNNDDHYVMQEHRKVPFAWCAPESLKTRTFSHATDTWMFGVTLWEMCTYGQEPWLGLNGSQILHKIDKEGERLPKPEDCPQDIYNVMLQCWAQKPDDRPTFVALREFLMETMPTDMRALQDFDEPDKLHIQINDVITIIEGRAENYWWRGQNKSTMKVGQFPRNAVTSVAGLSAHDISRPLKNSFIHTGHGDTNPQRCWGFPDRIDDLYLGNPMDPPDVLGLDLNAPRPTQLPGRAKKPNYDPVTEDLTSSGLRRLSLKKPSTKGLKLKPSAWVSATRLSDRSIYGLRTPGSGTPTEVSLIDFGEEMFSSTPSPVVESQVPSLARLALEAENILDCTPPQSPSRSLPRPLHPTPVVDWDSRPLPPPPAYDDVAQDEDDIEVSSINSTEMRVPDEPGSPYAPCTPAYEDKLRVDNDLFLPCKQSRSHTFSQSAEIFQELQQECMRRLNVPVGSVSPDPYRQIFLSTCEDKPQVPPRVPIPPRPPKSTGSDCARWSRDLSPASCGEDEKERPPQIPPRDPLSQPGSRTPSPLNRTTHYLSTSPGKLMPTTQSFASDPKYAAPKVIQAQGKDKEATKGPCILPIVRDGKKVSNTHYYLLPERPTYLDRYDKFFKEAEEDERRPVNTATVRPMVQHQGDTKSNFSCNNNCSLPARAGITNSLSLNKVITEGLGSRAEGAAHPERVKLVQEAVHGVTIEECQTALQNHSWNMQKAVHYLKVEQLFCLGLKSRVECHKILEMCDWNLELASTQLLDSYGSVKQTR
- the tnk2b gene encoding tyrosine kinase, non-receptor, 2b isoform X2, yielding MLSSSIDFPFKMRRFAKLKKTFPFLAHFHVYRKLGSGMQCEEGTEWLLELLMEVQLQQYFLLIRDDLNVTRLSHFDYVKNEDLEKIGMGRPGQRRLWEAVKRRKAMCKRKSWMSKVFSGKRPDGDFQPQATSTFRKLSSTPPPTDGQQQALTCLISEKELVLCEKLGDGSFGVVKRGEWVTPGGKVLNVAVKCLKTDVLNQPDALDDFIREVNAMHSLDHQNLIRLYGVVLTHPMKMVTELAPLGSLLDRLRKTQGHFLISTLCQYAIQIANGMAYLETRRFIHRDLAARNILLASNELVKIGDFGLMRALPNNDDHYVMQEHRKVPFAWCAPESLKTRTFSHATDTWMFGVTLWEMCTYGQEPWLGLNGSQILHKIDKEGERLPKPEDCPQDIYNVMLQCWAQKPDDRPTFVALREFLMETMPTDMRALQDFDEPDKLHIQINDVITIIEGRAENYWWRGQNKSTMKVGQFPRNAVTSVAGLSAHDISRPLKNSFIHTGHGDTNPQRCWGFPDRIDDLYLGNPMDPPDVLGLDLNAPRPTQLPGRAKKPNYDPVTEDLTSSGLRRLSLKKPSTKGLKLKPSAWVSATRLSDRSIYGLRTPGSGTPTEVSLIDFGEEMFSSTPSPVVESQVPSLARLALEAENILDCTPPQSPSRSLPRPLHPTPVVDWDSRPLPPPPAYDDVAQDEDDIEVSSINSTEMRVPDEPGSPYAPCTPAYEDKLRVDNDLFLPCKQSRSHTFSQSAEIFQELQQECMRRLNVPVGSVSPDPYRQIFLSTCEDKPQVPPRVPIPPRPPKSTGSDCARWSRDLSPASCGEDEKERPPQIPPRDPLSQPGSRTPSPLNRTTHYLSTSPGKLMPTTQSFASDPKYAAPKVIQAQGKDKEATKGPCILPIVRDGKKVSNTHYYLLPERPTYLDRYDKFFKEAEEDERRPVNTATVRPMVQHQGDTKSNFSCNNNCSLPARAGITNSLSLNKVITEGLGSRAEGAAHPERVKLVQEAVHGVTIEECQTALQNHSWNMQKAVHYLKVEQLFCLGLKSRVECHKILEMCDWNLELASTQLLDSYGSVKQTR
- the tnk2b gene encoding tyrosine kinase, non-receptor, 2b isoform X3; the protein is MGETAEYQRLSSERDDDEKLGSGMQCEEGTEWLLELLMEVQLQQYFLLIRDDLNVTRLSHFDYVKNEDLEKIGMGRPGQRRLWEAVKRRKAMCKRKSWMSKVFSGKRPDGDFQPQATSTFRKLSSTPPPTDGQQQALTCLISEKELVLCEKLGDGSFGVVKRGEWVTPGGKVLNVAVKCLKTDVLNQPDALDDFIREVNAMHSLDHQNLIRLYGVVLTHPMKMVTELAPLGSLLDRLRKTQGHFLISTLCQYAIQIANGMAYLETRRFIHRDLAARNILLASNELVKIGDFGLMRALPNNDDHYVMQEHRKVPFAWCAPESLKTRTFSHATDTWMFGVTLWEMCTYGQEPWLGLNGSQILHKIDKEGERLPKPEDCPQDIYNVMLQCWAQKPDDRPTFVALREFLMETMPTDMRALQDFDEPDKLHIQINDVITIIEGRAENYWWRGQNKSTMKVGQFPRNAVTSVAGLSAHDISRPLKNSFIHTGHGDTNPQRCWGFPDRIDDLYLGNPMDPPDVLGLDLNAPRPTQLPGRAKKPNYDPVTEDLTSSGLRRLSLKKPSTKGLKLKPSAWVSATRLSDRSIYGLRTPGSGTPTEVSLIDFGEEMFSSTPSPVVESQVPSLARLALEAENILDCTPPQSPSRSLPRPLHPTPVVDWDSRPLPPPPAYDDVAQDEDDIEVSSINSTEMRVPDEPGSPYAPCTPAYEDKLRVDNDLFLPCKQSRSHTFSQSAEIFQELQQECMRRLNVPVGSVSPDPYRQIFLSTCEDKPQVPPRVPIPPRPPKSTGSDCARWSRDLSPASCGEDEKERPPQIPPRDPLSQPGSRTPSPLNRTTHYLSTSPGKLMPTTQSFASDPKYAAPKVIQAQGKDKEATKGPCILPIVRDGKKVSNTHYYLLPERPTYLDRYDKFFKEAEEDERRPVNTATVRPMVQHQGDTKSNFSCNNNCSLPARAGITNSLSLNKVITEGLGSRAEGAAHPERVKLVQEAVHGVTIEECQTALQNHSWNMQKAVHYLKVEQLFCLGLKSRVECHKILEMCDWNLELASTQLLDSYGSVKQTR
- the tnk2b gene encoding tyrosine kinase, non-receptor, 2b isoform X1, whose product is MIFHIKKKVSTKKRTAVKPSHLSRLFPAAVRQHLDASRKILQPGLKCKLGSGMQCEEGTEWLLELLMEVQLQQYFLLIRDDLNVTRLSHFDYVKNEDLEKIGMGRPGQRRLWEAVKRRKAMCKRKSWMSKVFSGKRPDGDFQPQATSTFRKLSSTPPPTDGQQQALTCLISEKELVLCEKLGDGSFGVVKRGEWVTPGGKVLNVAVKCLKTDVLNQPDALDDFIREVNAMHSLDHQNLIRLYGVVLTHPMKMVTELAPLGSLLDRLRKTQGHFLISTLCQYAIQIANGMAYLETRRFIHRDLAARNILLASNELVKIGDFGLMRALPNNDDHYVMQEHRKVPFAWCAPESLKTRTFSHATDTWMFGVTLWEMCTYGQEPWLGLNGSQILHKIDKEGERLPKPEDCPQDIYNVMLQCWAQKPDDRPTFVALREFLMETMPTDMRALQDFDEPDKLHIQINDVITIIEGRAENYWWRGQNKSTMKVGQFPRNAVTSVAGLSAHDISRPLKNSFIHTGHGDTNPQRCWGFPDRIDDLYLGNPMDPPDVLGLDLNAPRPTQLPGRAKKPNYDPVTEDLTSSGLRRLSLKKPSTKGLKLKPSAWVSATRLSDRSIYGLRTPGSGTPTEVSLIDFGEEMFSSTPSPVVESQVPSLARLALEAENILDCTPPQSPSRSLPRPLHPTPVVDWDSRPLPPPPAYDDVAQDEDDIEVSSINSTEMRVPDEPGSPYAPCTPAYEDKLRVDNDLFLPCKQSRSHTFSQSAEIFQELQQECMRRLNVPVGSVSPDPYRQIFLSTCEDKPQVPPRVPIPPRPPKSTGSDCARWSRDLSPASCGEDEKERPPQIPPRDPLSQPGSRTPSPLNRTTHYLSTSPGKLMPTTQSFASDPKYAAPKVIQAQGKDKEATKGPCILPIVRDGKKVSNTHYYLLPERPTYLDRYDKFFKEAEEDERRPVNTATVRPMVQHQGDTKSNFSCNNNCSLPARAGITNSLSLNKVITEGLGSRAEGAAHPERVKLVQEAVHGVTIEECQTALQNHSWNMQKAVHYLKVEQLFCLGLKSRVECHKILEMCDWNLELASTQLLDSYGSVKQTR
- the tnk2b gene encoding tyrosine kinase, non-receptor, 2b isoform X6, yielding MCKRKSWMSKVFSGKRPDGDFQPQATSTFRKLSSTPPPTDGQQQALTCLISEKELVLCEKLGDGSFGVVKRGEWVTPGGKVLNVAVKCLKTDVLNQPDALDDFIREVNAMHSLDHQNLIRLYGVVLTHPMKMVTELAPLGSLLDRLRKTQGHFLISTLCQYAIQIANGMAYLETRRFIHRDLAARNILLASNELVKIGDFGLMRALPNNDDHYVMQEHRKVPFAWCAPESLKTRTFSHATDTWMFGVTLWEMCTYGQEPWLGLNGSQILHKIDKEGERLPKPEDCPQDIYNVMLQCWAQKPDDRPTFVALREFLMETMPTDMRALQDFDEPDKLHIQINDVITIIEGRAENYWWRGQNKSTMKVGQFPRNAVTSVAGLSAHDISRPLKNSFIHTGHGDTNPQRCWGFPDRIDDLYLGNPMDPPDVLGLDLNAPRPTQLPGRAKKPNYDPVTEDLTSSGLRRLSLKKPSTKGLKLKPSAWVSATRLSDRSIYGLRTPGSGTPTEVSLIDFGEEMFSSTPSPVVESQVPSLARLALEAENILDCTPPQSPSRSLPRPLHPTPVVDWDSRPLPPPPAYDDVAQDEDDIEVSSINSTEMRVPDEPGSPYAPCTPAYEDKLRVDNDLFLPCKQSRSHTFSQSAEIFQELQQECMRRLNVPVGSVSPDPYRQIFLSTCEDKPQVPPRVPIPPRPPKSTGSDCARWSRDLSPASCGEDEKERPPQIPPRDPLSQPGSRTPSPLNRTTHYLSTSPGKLMPTTQSFASDPKYAAPKVIQAQGKDKEATKGPCILPIVRDGKKVSNTHYYLLPERPTYLDRYDKFFKEAEEDERRPVNTATVRPMVQHQGDTKSNFSCNNNCSLPARAGITNSLSLNKVITEGLGSRAEGAAHPERVKLVQEAVHGVTIEECQTALQNHSWNMQKAVHYLKVEQLFCLGLKSRVECHKILEMCDWNLELASTQLLDSYGSVKQTR